One window from the genome of Nomascus leucogenys isolate Asia chromosome 12, Asia_NLE_v1, whole genome shotgun sequence encodes:
- the NIT1 gene encoding deaminated glutathione amidase isoform X1, whose product MLGFITRPPHRFLSLLCPGLRIPRLSVLCAQPRPRAMAISSSSCELPLVAVCQVTSTPDKQQNFKTCAELVREAARLGACLAFLPEAFDFIARDPAETLRLSEPLGGKLLEEYTQLARECGLWLSLGGFHERGQDWEQTQKIYNCHVLLNSKGAVVATYRKTHLCDVEIPGQGPMCESNSTMPGPSLESPVSTPAGKIGLAVCYDMRFPELSLALAQAGAEILTYPSAFGSVTGPAHWEVLLRARAIETQCYVVAAAQCGRHHEKRASYGHSMVVDPWGTVVARCSEGPGLCLARIDLNYLRQLRQHLPVFQHRRPDLYGNLGHPLS is encoded by the exons AT GCTGGGCTTCATCACCAGGCCTCCTCACAGATTCCTGTCCCTTCTGTGTCCCGGACTCCGGATACCTCGACTCTCAGTACTTTGTGCTCAGCCCAG GCCCAGAGCCATGGctatctcctcttcctcctgcgaACTGCCCCTGGTGGCTGTGTGCCAGGTAACATCGACGCCAGACAAGCAACAGAACTTTAAAACATGTGCTGAGCTGGTTCGAGAGGCTGCCAGACTGGGTGCCTGCCTGGCTTTCCTGCCTGAGGCATTTGACTTCATTGCACGGGACCCTGCAGAGACGCTACGCCTGTCTGAACCACTGGGTGGGAAACTTTTGGAAGAATACACCCAGCTTGCCAG GGAATGTGGACTCTGGCTGTCCTTGGGTGGTTTCCATGAGCGTGGCCAAGACTGGGAGCAGACTCAGAAAATCTACAATTGTCACGTGCTGCTGAACAGCAAAG GGGCAGTAGTGGCTACTTACAGGAAGACACATCTGTGTGACGTAGAGATTCCAGGGCAGGGGCCTATGTGTGAAAGCAACTCTACCATGCCTGGGCCCAGTCTTGAGTCACCTGTGAGCACACCAGCAGGCAAG ATTGGTCTAGCTGTCTGCTATGACATGCGGTTCCCTGAACTCTCTCTGGCATTGGCTCAAGCTGGAGCAGAGATACTTACCTATCCTTCAGCTTTTGGATCCGTTACAGGCCCAGCCCACTGGGAG GTGTTGCTGCGGGCCCGTGCTATCGAAACCCAGTGCTATGTAGTGGCAGCGGCACAGTGTGGACGCCACCATGAGAAGAGAGCAAGTTATGGCCACAGCATGGTGGTAGACCCCTGGGGAACAGTGGTGGCCCGCTGCTCTGAGGGGCCAGGCCTCTGCCTTGCCCGAATAGACCTCAACTATCTGCGACAGTTGCGCCAACACCTGCCTGTGTTCCAGCACCGCAGGCCTGACCTCTATGGCAATCTGGGTCACCCACTGTCTTAA
- the NIT1 gene encoding deaminated glutathione amidase isoform X2: protein MAISSSSCELPLVAVCQVTSTPDKQQNFKTCAELVREAARLGACLAFLPEAFDFIARDPAETLRLSEPLGGKLLEEYTQLARECGLWLSLGGFHERGQDWEQTQKIYNCHVLLNSKGAVVATYRKTHLCDVEIPGQGPMCESNSTMPGPSLESPVSTPAGKIGLAVCYDMRFPELSLALAQAGAEILTYPSAFGSVTGPAHWEVLLRARAIETQCYVVAAAQCGRHHEKRASYGHSMVVDPWGTVVARCSEGPGLCLARIDLNYLRQLRQHLPVFQHRRPDLYGNLGHPLS from the exons ATGGctatctcctcttcctcctgcgaACTGCCCCTGGTGGCTGTGTGCCAGGTAACATCGACGCCAGACAAGCAACAGAACTTTAAAACATGTGCTGAGCTGGTTCGAGAGGCTGCCAGACTGGGTGCCTGCCTGGCTTTCCTGCCTGAGGCATTTGACTTCATTGCACGGGACCCTGCAGAGACGCTACGCCTGTCTGAACCACTGGGTGGGAAACTTTTGGAAGAATACACCCAGCTTGCCAG GGAATGTGGACTCTGGCTGTCCTTGGGTGGTTTCCATGAGCGTGGCCAAGACTGGGAGCAGACTCAGAAAATCTACAATTGTCACGTGCTGCTGAACAGCAAAG GGGCAGTAGTGGCTACTTACAGGAAGACACATCTGTGTGACGTAGAGATTCCAGGGCAGGGGCCTATGTGTGAAAGCAACTCTACCATGCCTGGGCCCAGTCTTGAGTCACCTGTGAGCACACCAGCAGGCAAG ATTGGTCTAGCTGTCTGCTATGACATGCGGTTCCCTGAACTCTCTCTGGCATTGGCTCAAGCTGGAGCAGAGATACTTACCTATCCTTCAGCTTTTGGATCCGTTACAGGCCCAGCCCACTGGGAG GTGTTGCTGCGGGCCCGTGCTATCGAAACCCAGTGCTATGTAGTGGCAGCGGCACAGTGTGGACGCCACCATGAGAAGAGAGCAAGTTATGGCCACAGCATGGTGGTAGACCCCTGGGGAACAGTGGTGGCCCGCTGCTCTGAGGGGCCAGGCCTCTGCCTTGCCCGAATAGACCTCAACTATCTGCGACAGTTGCGCCAACACCTGCCTGTGTTCCAGCACCGCAGGCCTGACCTCTATGGCAATCTGGGTCACCCACTGTCTTAA
- the NIT1 gene encoding deaminated glutathione amidase isoform X3 — protein sequence MSFGLQKRLSEERGFSLMPRAMAISSSSCELPLVAVCQVTSTPDKQQNFKTCAELVREAARLGACLAFLPEAFDFIARDPAETLRLSEPLGGKLLEEYTQLARECGLWLSLGGFHERGQDWEQTQKIYNCHVLLNSKGAVVATYRKTHLCDVEIPGQGPMCESNSTMPGPSLESPVSTPAGKIGLAVCYDMRFPELSLALAQAGAEILTYPSAFGSVTGPAHWEVLLRARAIETQCYVVAAAQCGRHHEKRASYGHSMVVDPWGTVVARCSEGPGLCLARIDLNYLRQLRQHLPVFQHRRPDLYGNLGHPLS from the exons ATGTCTTTTGGACTGCAGAAACGTTTGTCAGAGGAAAGAGGCTTCAGTTTAAT GCCCAGAGCCATGGctatctcctcttcctcctgcgaACTGCCCCTGGTGGCTGTGTGCCAGGTAACATCGACGCCAGACAAGCAACAGAACTTTAAAACATGTGCTGAGCTGGTTCGAGAGGCTGCCAGACTGGGTGCCTGCCTGGCTTTCCTGCCTGAGGCATTTGACTTCATTGCACGGGACCCTGCAGAGACGCTACGCCTGTCTGAACCACTGGGTGGGAAACTTTTGGAAGAATACACCCAGCTTGCCAG GGAATGTGGACTCTGGCTGTCCTTGGGTGGTTTCCATGAGCGTGGCCAAGACTGGGAGCAGACTCAGAAAATCTACAATTGTCACGTGCTGCTGAACAGCAAAG GGGCAGTAGTGGCTACTTACAGGAAGACACATCTGTGTGACGTAGAGATTCCAGGGCAGGGGCCTATGTGTGAAAGCAACTCTACCATGCCTGGGCCCAGTCTTGAGTCACCTGTGAGCACACCAGCAGGCAAG ATTGGTCTAGCTGTCTGCTATGACATGCGGTTCCCTGAACTCTCTCTGGCATTGGCTCAAGCTGGAGCAGAGATACTTACCTATCCTTCAGCTTTTGGATCCGTTACAGGCCCAGCCCACTGGGAG GTGTTGCTGCGGGCCCGTGCTATCGAAACCCAGTGCTATGTAGTGGCAGCGGCACAGTGTGGACGCCACCATGAGAAGAGAGCAAGTTATGGCCACAGCATGGTGGTAGACCCCTGGGGAACAGTGGTGGCCCGCTGCTCTGAGGGGCCAGGCCTCTGCCTTGCCCGAATAGACCTCAACTATCTGCGACAGTTGCGCCAACACCTGCCTGTGTTCCAGCACCGCAGGCCTGACCTCTATGGCAATCTGGGTCACCCACTGTCTTAA
- the PFDN2 gene encoding prefoldin subunit 2, with the protein MAENSGRAGKSSGSGAGKGAVSAEQVIAGFNRLRQEQRGLASKAAELEMELNEHSLVIDTLKEVDETRKCYRMVGGVLVERTVKEVLPALENNKEQIQKIIETLTQQLQAKGKELNEFREKHNIRLMGEDEKPAAKENSEGAGAKASSAGVLVS; encoded by the exons ATGGCGGAGAACAGCGGTCGCGCCGGCAAGAGCAGCGGGAGCGGCGCGGGGAAGGGGGCGGTGTCCGCAGAGCAG GTAATTGCTGGCTTCAACCGCCTTCGGCAGGAACAGCGAGGCCTGGCATCCAAAGCAGCTGAATTGGAGATGGAGTTGAATGAGCACAG CCTAGTGATCGATACACTGAAGGAGGTAGATGAAACTCGTAAGTGCTACCGCATGGTTGGAGGAGTGCTGGTGGAGCGAACTGTCAAAGAGGTGCTGCCTGCTTTGGAGAACAACAAGGAGCAG ATACAGAAGATCATTGAGACACTGACACAGCAGCTTCAGGCAAAGGGAAAAGAACTAAATGAATTCCGGGAAAAGCACAACATTCGTCTCATGGGAGAAGATGAGAAGCCAGCAGCCAAGGAAAACTCAGAAGGGGCTGGGGCTAAGGCCAGCTCAGCTGGAGTGTTGGTCTCCTAG
- the KLHDC9 gene encoding kelch domain-containing protein 9 isoform X1, giving the protein MAVAVPPGRAAGSGWAWRPVARDALLARAFHSCTELRGRFYLVGGLLAGGAREPSSDTVVFDPASGQAVRLGARGSPPRSHHDAVPVGGRWLCVVGGWDGSRRLATVTALDTECGVWEAWTATPGDCPPAGLSSHTCTGISDRELQVAGREGGIHTQRRYGSIYTLRLDPSARTYCYKQEGCHIASRSGHCAALLQTPGPHPGHQLLLFGGCNLAEPEVAGHWSHGKIKEEPPVAPHLMEQLARLVSSGQGSQKGPHGLRHHSCSVVGPFAVLFGGETLTRARDTICNDLYIYDTRTSPPLWFHFPCADRGMKRVGHRTCLWNDQLYLVGGFGEDGRTASPQVCILDFI; this is encoded by the exons ATGGCGGTGGCCGTGCCCCCGGGTCGGGCCGCAGGCTCAGGCTGGGCCTGGAGGCCAGTGGCGCGGGACGCGCTTTTAGCTAGGGCCTTCCATTCATGCACCGAACTGCGGGGACGGTTCTATCTCGTAGGTGGTCTCCTAGCAGGAGGAGCGAGAGAGCCCAGCAGCGATACGGTGGTCTTCGACCCGGCTAGCGGCCAGGCCGTACGATTGGGAGCCCGGGGCAGCCCCCCGCGCAGTCACCATGACGCGGTACCCGTGGGCGGGCGTTGGCTCTGCGTGGTGGGCGGCTGGGACGGGTCTCGCCGCTTGGCCACAGTGACCGCACTGGACACAGAGTGCGGTGTGTGGGAGGCGTGGACAGCGACCCCTGGTGACTGCCCCCCCGCTGGCCTCAGTAGTCACACCTGCACCGGCATCTCTGACCGAGAGCTGCAGGTGGCTGGCCGGGAGGGCGGTATCCACACTCAGCGACGCTATGGAAGCATCTACACATTAAGGCTGGACCCCAGCGCCCGCACCTATTG CTACAAGCAAGAAGGCTGCCACATAGCCTCACGCTCAGGTCACTGTGCGGCCCTGCTCCAAACTCCTGGACCCCATCCAGGTCATCAACTATTGCTCTTTGGAGGTTGCAACTTAGCTGAACCAGAAGTAGCTGGGCATTGGAGTCATGGGAAAATTAAG GAGGAACCACCTGTTGCTCCTCATTTGATGGAACAGCTTGCAAGGCTTGTGAGCAGTGGGCAGGGGTCCCAGAAGGGGCCCCATGGACTACGGCATCACTCATGTTCTGTGGTCGGGCCCTTTGCTGTGCTGTTTGGTGGAGAAACTCTGACCAGAGCTAGGGACACCATCTGCAATGATCTCTACATCTATGATACCC GCACATCTCCTCCTCTGTGGTTCCACTTCCCCTGTGCAGATCGCGGGATGAAACGCGTGGGCCATCGCACCTGCCTTTGGAATGATCAGCTTTACCTGGTTGGGGGTTTTGGTGAGGATGGCAGGACAGCCAGTCCACAGGTTTGCATCCTGGACTTTATCTAA
- the KLHDC9 gene encoding kelch domain-containing protein 9 isoform X2, producing MAVAVPPGRAAGSGWAWRPVARDALLARAFHSCTELRGRFYLVGGLLAGGAREPSSDTVVFDPASGQAVRLGARGSPPRSHHDAVPVGGRWLCVVGGWDGSRRLATVTALDTECGVWEAWTATPGDCPPAGLSSHTCTGISDRELQVAGREGGIHTQRRYGSIYTLRLDPSARTYCYKQEGCHIASRSGHCAALLQTPGPHPGHQLLLFGGCNLAEPEVAGHWSHGKIKSFLSPQGGTTCCSSFDGTACKACEQWAGVPEGAPWTTASLMFCGRALCCAVWWRNSDQS from the exons ATGGCGGTGGCCGTGCCCCCGGGTCGGGCCGCAGGCTCAGGCTGGGCCTGGAGGCCAGTGGCGCGGGACGCGCTTTTAGCTAGGGCCTTCCATTCATGCACCGAACTGCGGGGACGGTTCTATCTCGTAGGTGGTCTCCTAGCAGGAGGAGCGAGAGAGCCCAGCAGCGATACGGTGGTCTTCGACCCGGCTAGCGGCCAGGCCGTACGATTGGGAGCCCGGGGCAGCCCCCCGCGCAGTCACCATGACGCGGTACCCGTGGGCGGGCGTTGGCTCTGCGTGGTGGGCGGCTGGGACGGGTCTCGCCGCTTGGCCACAGTGACCGCACTGGACACAGAGTGCGGTGTGTGGGAGGCGTGGACAGCGACCCCTGGTGACTGCCCCCCCGCTGGCCTCAGTAGTCACACCTGCACCGGCATCTCTGACCGAGAGCTGCAGGTGGCTGGCCGGGAGGGCGGTATCCACACTCAGCGACGCTATGGAAGCATCTACACATTAAGGCTGGACCCCAGCGCCCGCACCTATTG CTACAAGCAAGAAGGCTGCCACATAGCCTCACGCTCAGGTCACTGTGCGGCCCTGCTCCAAACTCCTGGACCCCATCCAGGTCATCAACTATTGCTCTTTGGAGGTTGCAACTTAGCTGAACCAGAAGTAGCTGGGCATTGGAGTCATGGGAAAATTAAG tcctttctttctccccaagGAGGAACCACCTGTTGCTCCTCATTTGATGGAACAGCTTGCAAGGCTTGTGAGCAGTGGGCAGGGGTCCCAGAAGGGGCCCCATGGACTACGGCATCACTCATGTTCTGTGGTCGGGCCCTTTGCTGTGCTGTTTGGTGGAGAAACTCTGACCAGAGCTAG